A genomic window from Purpureocillium takamizusanense chromosome 2, complete sequence includes:
- a CDS encoding uncharacterized protein (COG:U~EggNog:ENOG503P8DB) has protein sequence MSHPNSKATPTPKPLLTATYSSPANAPFALSKSIVAPVPAGPDATAAATTATTTTGSSAASAAAVDDKSRYLEALRRAVAETQDQVNRELTARMDEDNRNNSNNKARELALDEAKEEENYGEDVQDDED, from the coding sequence ATGTCCCACCCCAACTCCAAAGCCACGCCCACTCCCAAACCCCTCCTCACCGCGACATactcctcccccgccaacGCGCCCTTTGCCCTCTCCAAGagcatcgtcgcccccgtCCCCGCTGGCCCCGACGCAACAGCAGctgcaacaacagcaacgacaacaaccggctcgtctgccgcctccgccgccgccgtggacgacaAGTCGCGCTACCTCGAGGCTCTGCGCCGGGCTGTCGCCGAGACGCAGGACCAGGTCAACAGGGAGCTGACGGCGCgcatggacgaggacaacaggaacaacagcaacaacaaggctCGTGAGCTCGctctcgacgaggccaaggaggaggaaaactacggcgaggacgtccaggacgacgaggattgA
- a CDS encoding uncharacterized protein (COG:S~EggNog:ENOG503NYK3): protein MQPQPQPPPPPSASSTRPQHRPPGSFSPLPNGPTSPSVQASSAAFSSYHHHHPHQQQQQQQQQQSGPPRRPPPLRIDSSGSDDSSGLGISKTRRQRADSPATPIYSQFASSNSSSSTLQQQQQQQQQYHHHHNFSRPAAAAGARLVTPSLSAAPLLKGHSRKHSATQGLFDSTLPSTSTSNLSQLSMAQSSQAAAAAAAAAASSNASSLSASQMAAKAAVMSHQNTASHVRQRSQTVPFPGGEPNDAQRRGSAGKGPMSPPVLSLTEASAPRDSYFATAAANHHQQHHQQYQDRHVSHSPAATAAANVVFPRSGHNSPRDKSISPQPFPPMPPQQIPPPVPDKEKPLPKPEKSKVKLFSRPSKISITKGDTKDKALPSPGKIGSALSVLQRGNFSTSSLVDPPNPSLYSLNNSSSATIRPIDSLTEDKGKEKEKKHHFLSRQKQKLKDEYHLPLSSAASNSKPTDPNAPSSLYNFNVPASPAPGGSSFVKAKKDKKLAERSESRMDTESPFGLQGDGALPSLSQQSTLYDPVDPGRLGLQNHVSLDDAWPYLKAKLLVIFEGEDLRLPVEDFNRVVQMHIKWCIHKRSPTGMLDDMRDLLATGFSSLDRTLRLTPEDRFVPTLVELWLFTFTSILPYMQSVFLPLDLEVSGRGIIMTPEQARDFWGGIVTAAPSAAGRPVRVAPAGGALDVRRLVLTAFRDIVILPRYDSLKSMFSRLSLEFLPSSYANMALASPPPLDANLNNLSSSPSESFTSMARPGTAMSLDPSVGSYNSTSTTLLGDGSERGRSRAVSNVSFGSHGSDGAAAGAVRPYTPSGGGGGSGVVQVLSSVREQNVDDSKQVTDMVGRMLQCMSVLSGLGSLGDADDEGNRKVVELCKMLKLNWLGRGRTGRNRRGIVGGRVRRDDLREEVRVI from the coding sequence atgcagccgcagccgcagccgccgccgccgccgtcggcctcgtcgacacggccgcAGCACCGGCCTCCCGGCAGCTTCTCCCCCTTGCCGAACGGACCCacgagcccgtccgtccaggcctcgtcggccgccttctcctcgtatcatcaccatcaccctcaccagcagcagcagcagcagcagcagcaacagtcAGGGCCCCCGCGACGTCCGCCTCCCTTGCGCATCGATTCCTcgggcagcgacgacagcagcggcctAGGCATCTCCAAGAcgcgccggcagcgcgcTGACTCCCCGGCCACGCCCATATACAGCCAGTTTGCAAGCTCCaacagctcctcctccactctgcagcaacagcagcagcagcagcagcaataccaccaccaccacaactTCTCTCGccctgcggctgccgctggcgcgcgGCTAGTGACGCCTAGCCTgtccgcggcgccgctgctcaaGGGCCACTCGAGGAAGCACTCGGCCACGCAGGGCCTCTTCGACTCGAccctgccgtcgacgtccaCCTCGAACCTGTCCCAGCTGAGCATGGCCCAGTcgagccaggcggcggcggcggcagcagcagcggccgcgtcctCAAACGCCTCGTCCCTCTCCGCCAGCCagatggcggccaaggcggccgtcatgTCGCACCAAAACACCGCGTCGCACGTGCGCCAGCGATCTCAGACTGTCCCCTTCCCCGGCGGCGAACCCAACGACGCCCAGAGAcgcggcagcgccggcaaAGGCCCAATGAGCCCTCCCGTCCTGAGCCTCACAGAGGCGAGCGCCCCCCGCGACTCGTACTttgcgaccgccgccgccaaccaccaccagcaacaTCACCAGCAATACCAGGACCGGCACGTCTCGCactcccccgccgccaccgcggccgccaacgtcgTCTTCCCTCGATCTGGCCACAACTCGCCCAGGGACAAGTCGATCTCACCCCAGCCTTTCCCGCCCATGCCCCCCCAACAGATCCCTCCTCCCGTGccggacaaggagaagccgCTCCCCAAGCCGGAAAAGTCAAAGGTGAAGCTCTTCTCGCGCCCCAGCAAGATCAGCATCACCAAGGGCGACACAAAGGACAAGGCCCTGCCCAGCCCCGGCAAGATTGGCAGCGCCCTCTCCGTCCTCCAGCGCGGCAACTTTAGCACCAGCAGCCTAGTAGACCCCCCGAACCCCTCCCTATACAGCCTCAACAACTCGTCTTCAGCGACAATCCGGCCCATCGACTCTCTGAccgaggacaagggcaaggagaaggagaagaagcaccACTTCCTCTCGCGGCAGAAGCAAAAGCTCAAGGATGAATATCACCTCCCgctgtcctcggcggcgagcaacTCGAAGCCGACGGACCCCAACGCGCCCAGCAGCCTGTACAACTTCAACGTCCCCGCCAGCCCCGCCCCGGGGGGCTCCAGCttcgtcaaggccaagaaggacaagaagctgGCGGAGCGGTCGGAGAGCCGCATGGACACGGAGTCTCCCTTTGGTCTGCAGGGCGACGGAGCACTGCCGTCCCTGTCCCAGCAGTCGACGCTGTACGACCCCGTCGACCCGGGGAGGCTCGGGCTGCAGAACCACGTgtccctcgacgacgcctggccctacctcaaggccaagctgctcgtcatcttcgagggcgaggacctgCGCCTCCCCGTCGAGGACTTCAACCGCGTGGTGCAAATGCACATCAAATGGTGCATCCACAAGAGGTCCCCGACCGGcatgctcgacgacatgcgcgacctcctcgccaccgGCTTCTCGTCCCTCGACCGCACACTGCGTCTGACGCCCGAGGACCGTTTCGTTCCGACCCTTGTGGAGCTGTGGCTCTTCACCTTCACCTCCATCCTGCCCTACATGCAGTCCGTCTTCTTGCcactcgacctcgaggtctCCGGCCGCGGCATTATCATGACGCCCGAGCAGGCCCGTGACTTTTGGGGCGGCATCGTGACGGCGgctccctcggcggcggggcgtcCGGTGCGTGTCGcccccgcgggcggcgccctcgacgtccgGCGCCTGGTCCTGACGGCGTTCCgcgacatcgtcatcctcccCCGCTACGACTCGCTCAAGAGCATGTTCTCGCGCCTGTCGCTCGAGTTTCTGCCCTCGTCGTACGCCAACATGGCGctcgcctccccgcccccgctCGACGCCAACCTCAACAACCTCTCCTCATCGCCTTCCGAGTCCTTCACGAGCATGGCCCGCCCCGGCACCGCCATGTCCCTCGACCCCTCGGTCGGCTCCTACAACTCCACGAGCACCACCCTCCTGGGCGACGGCTCcgagcgcggccgcagccgcgccgtcagCAACGTCAGCTTTGGCAGTCACGggagcgacggcgccgccgccggggccgtgCGGCCTTACACCCCCtcgggtggtggcggtggcagtggcGTCGTACAGGTCCTCAGCAGCGTGCGCGAGCAAAACGTCGACGACTCCAAGCAGGTGACCGACATGGTCGGCCGCATGCTGCAGTGCATGAGCGTCCTGTCCGGCCTGGGCAgcctgggcgacgccgacgacgagggcaacaggaaggtcgtcgagctctGCAAGATGCTCAAGCTCAATTGGCTGGGCAGGGGCAGGACGGGCCGCAACCGGAggggcatcgtcggcggacGCGTGAGGCGGGACGACCTGAGAGAGGAGGTGCGCGTGATTTAA
- a CDS encoding uncharacterized protein (COG:S~EggNog:ENOG503NZJZ), whose amino-acid sequence MMAASMGPNFTGHPAAMGHQAVAGHPMGPGMPPNAAQQGAPGGGMPQQFGAHMAVSGPGGQVNPAMMGVMPPGANPQVQLHNLSPAQQQLFHQHQHQLQNQLQNPSAVAAMRQHQLLQHQQAQARQALMAQQVQVNMGVGGGIPMGMPLQQLNPQQLQALRGRMGPGTNPQAIMAQQLALQQQQAAQQQAAQQAAHNQQMSGGPNHGQPMPMNAQNMAALQQQQQAQQQAQQQQQQQQQAQQQQQQQHQQQQQQQSQMGGAGGQNQASAQQQVSQQGQGQPQSQPQAQQPGQQPQPTPQQSSQAGTPAPSGQQTPAQTPASGPAQGPQAQQQGQGPMQAQQMHPQGQQQMNPAQQFAMQTSIFQQQQQRRESIKAQCLMRLLQLSEHLSSFPGAKGKDDMLYWNTFANRFFSHGGMFRHALHISDGEDTSDKSYEILYPAIARYFHTHFSSGVKSMQLTLDKSGNERLLSGDFYCFDNAKASLTYWYESGSHVVATGTLRATFDGEFKLELLEFLTTSHEEYIPRKQVIEAAKPAHIWFKEWHQVNTQDGKQSPEMSKKSKAKQLKSPQRQPPEVLEGLPDSAVNSKGVTEAVHQFHEMVEVVCQMNPLFSFCHTNPGISPYMALDQYVATCINGAPAGMNGQPMPQGGGPRTPSFGQFPMGASPAAAHMNLPGSPHIGSPAPGQMQAPGMQLQPSQQGTSSSGPSANTSPASNKRRRPSAVKVEEDGSGAPTPAGSGPQVNGIQNRPTKPPTPRMPKRVKGNPS is encoded by the exons ATGATGGCCGCAAGTATGGGGCCAAACTTCACCGGGCACCCAGCTGCTATGGGGCACCAGGCTGTCGCGGGCCATCCCATGGGCCCCGGCATGCCTCCCAATGCTGCACAGCAAGgggcgcccggcggcgggatgccTCAGCAATTCGGCGCCCACATGGCTGTGTCAGGCCCTGGCGGTCAGGTCAATCCTGCCATGATGGGCGTGATGCCGCCCGGTGCCAACCCGCAGGTGCAGCTGCACAATTTGAGtcctgcccagcagcagctattccatcagcaccagcaccagctgcAAAACCAAC TCCAGAACCCcagtgccgtggccgcgatGCGGCAACATCAACTGCTACAGCATCAGCAAGCGCAGGCGAGGCAAGCTTTGATGGCACAACAGGTGCAAGTCAACATGGGCGTCGGTGGTGGCATCCCCATGGGCATGCCGCTACAGCAGCTTaacccgcagcagctgcaggctCTCCGAGGCAGAATGGGACCG GGCACAAATCCCCAGGCCATCATGGCTCAACAGCTTGCGCTCCAGCAACAAcaggccgcccagcagcaggccgcccagcaggcggcgcatAATCAGCAGATGTCCGGCGGACCCAATCATGGTCAACCCATGCCTATGAATGCTCAGAACATGGCCGCgctgcagcaacagcagcaggcacagCAACAggcgcagcaacagcaacagcaacaacaacaggcgcagcaacagcagcagcagcagcatcagcaacagcagcagcagcagagccagatgggcggcgcaggcgggcagaACCAAGCGAGTGCACAGCAGCAAGTCAGTCAGCAGGGACAGGGTCAGCCTCAGTCGCAaccgcaggcgcagcagcctgggcagcagccgcagccaacTCCGCAACAGTCGTCGCAAGCAGGCACCCCGGCACCGAGCGGGCAACAAACACCGGCGCAGACGCCAGCTTCGGGCCCCGCGCAAGGCCCCCAGGCTCAGCAGCAAGGCCAGGGCCCGATGCAGGCTCAGCAGATGCACCcacagggccagcagcagatgaACCCGGCGCAGCAGTTTGCGATGCAAACCTCCATcttccagcagcagcagcagcgcagggAAAGCATCAAGGCGCAGTGCCTGATGAGGCTCCTGCAGCTGAGCGAGCACCTGAGCTCATTCCCA GGCGCAAAGGGCAAGGACGACATGCTGTATTGGAACACGTTTGCGAACCGCTTCTTCTCCCACGGCGGCATGTTCCGACACGCGCTACACATAAGCGACGGCGAAGACACCTCGGACAAGTCATACGAGATCTTGTACCCGGCCATAGCCCGATACTTTCACACGCATTTCAGCAGCGGGGTCAAGAGCATGCAGTTGACGCTGGACAAGAGTGGAAATGAGCGACTTTTGTCAGGAGACTTTTATTGCTTCGACAACGCCAAAGCCAGCCTGACATACTGGTACGAGTCTGGATCGCAT GTCGTCGCCACGGGCACGCTTCGCGCGACTTTCGACGGAGAGTTcaagctggagctgctcgagtTCCTCACGACGAGCCATGAAGAGTATATCCCACGCAAGCAGGtcatcgaggcggccaagccagCGCATATTTGGTTCAAGGAATGGCACCAGGTCAACACGCAGGACGGCAAGCAGTCGCCGGAGATGtccaagaagagcaaggccaagcagctcAAGTCCCCTCAGCGACAGCCTCCCGAGGTTCTCGAGGGCCTGCCCGACTCGGCTGTGAACAGCAAGGGCGTTACCGAGGCGGTCCACCAGTTTCATGAG ATGGTCGAGGTCGTGTGCCAGATGAAtcccctcttctccttctgcCACACAAACCCTGGCATCAGCCCCTACATGGCTCTGGATCAGTACGTCGCTACGTGCATCAACGGTGCGCCGGCGGGAATGAACGGACAGCCCATGCCGCAGGGAGGAGGACCGAGAACGCCCAGCTTTGGACAATTCCCGATGGGCGCCAGCCCCGCCGCGGCACACATGAACCTGCCAGGATCACCGCACATCGGCAGCCCGGCCCCGGGTCAGATGCAGGCTCCCGGCATGCAACTACAGCCAAGCCAGCAGGGAACCAGCTCGAGTGGGCCGAGTGCCAACACGTCCCCGGCGTCCAACaagcgtcgtcggccgtcggccgtcaaggtggaggaggacggctCGGGGGCTCCCACTCCTGCAGGGTCCGGACCCCAGGTGAACGGCATTCAGAACCGTCCCACGAAACCGCCAACGCCCCGGATGCCCAAGAGGGTCAAGGGAAACCCGTCATGA
- a CDS encoding uncharacterized protein (EggNog:ENOG503P2G1~MEROPS:MER0090759~SECRETED:SignalP(1-18~SECRETED:cutsite=ALA-AS~SECRETED:prob=0.5991)~COG:O) produces the protein MRALAWLLLLLGSIHALAASGSPTDGASVPWDISKPLNGITFERVKAVKPPTPDRPAPRFSRLHNIKGRPGSFTSVSAHGRLLRSPPAHHKHVYQNISSAGDFSTQYAIQCGWDGVPLWLLFDTGSSDTWAVKTGFRCNDGVGGGDDQEACGFGSPTVSDFSGGAIEDLHFLLKYGSGEKIVGPMGYSDLACGGVHVPNQQVGLANDTYWHGNNFTVGILGLAYPSLTSAFYGDVGTEASWNAISYTPFLTNAIAQGTIDPVFSVAILKNSSEGMLAWGGLPPIDWRRGRYAETDLIIANLIGQSETAWRYSFYTIIPDGVRWAQSTDTTKFPYIVDTGTTMNYLPPPLAEAIAMAFQPKAVYLYQWGAYFAPCNAIPPRFAIIISGVEFRINPADLMYQDLKDPLTGYCAVAIASGGAGPYILGDVFLQNVVAVFDVGAAQMRFYSR, from the exons ATGAGAGCTCTCGCCtggttgttgctgctgcttggcagcatccacgccctcgccgcatcAGGCTCCCCTACGGATGGCGCATCCGTGCCCTGGGATATCTCCAAGCCCCTCAACGGCATCACCTTCGAGCGAGTCAAGGCCGTGAAGCCACCCACTCCCGATCGCCCAGCACCTCGCTTCTCCCGGCTCCACAACATCAAGGGCAGGCCTGGATCCTTCACCTCCGTCTCAGCTCATGGCCGGCTGCTGAGATCTCCGCCCGCGCACCACAAGCATGTGTACCAGAACATCAGCAGCGCCGGTGACTTCTCGACTCAGTATGCGATCCAGTGCGGTTGGGATGGCGTCCCGCTCTGGCTGCTTTTTGACACGGGCAGCTCAGACACGTGGGCCGTGAAGACCGGTTTTCGTTGCAATGACGgagtcggaggcggcgacgaccaggaGGCTTGCGGATTTGGCTCGCCAACCGTCAGCGACTTTAGTGGCGGGGCTATTGAAGACCTTCACTTCCTCCTCAAGTATGGCTCTGGCGAGAAGATTGTCGGCCCCATGGGCTATAGCGACCTTGCTTGCGGAGGTGTCCATGTGCCGAACCAGCAGGTTGGCCTCGCCAACGACACGTACTGGCATGGGAATAACTTCACCGTTGGCATCCTCGGACTTGCTTATCCCTCCCTCACCAGCGCGTTTTACGGAGATGTTGGTACCGAGGCTTCGTGGAACGCCATCTCTTACACACCGTTCTTGACCAATGCCATTGCGCAGGGCACAATCGATCCGGTTTTCAGCGTGGCTATTCTGAAGAACTCGTCCGAGGGCATGCTCGCCTGGGGCGGGCTTCCACCCATCGATTGGCGGCGTGGTAGATACGCTGAAACCGACCTCATAATT GCAAACCTGATCGGCCAGTCAGAAACAGCGTGGAGATACTCGTTCTACACCATTATTCCTGATGGCGTGCGATGGGCGCAGTCCACGGACACCACCAAGTTTCCGTACATTGTCGACACTGGCACGACGATGAACTATCTTCCGCCCC CATTGGCTGAGGCAATCGCCATGGCCTTCCAGCCGAAGGCGGTTTACTTGTATCAGTGGGGAGCGTACTTTGCGCCTTGCAACGCGATTCCCCCTCGtttcgccatcatcatctctGGGGTGGAATTCCGGATCAACCCCGCGGACCTCATGTACCAGGATCTCAAGGATCCCCTAACGGGGTATTGCGCTGTGGCCATTGCCAGTGGAGGGGCCGGTCCTTATATTCTGGGTGATGTGTTCCTCCAGAACGTGGTGGCCGTCTTTGACGTTGGAGCCGCCCAGATGCGCTTCTACTCGAGGTAG
- the FBP26 gene encoding Fructose-2,6-bisphosphatase (EggNog:ENOG503NTVY~COG:G) gives MRGVAAGPPTPATGSPSGRARANTWNFSKVEDTKICVVMVGLPARGKSYIAQIAQRYLQWLSIPAQTFNVGNYRRNDAPQPTADFFDTNNVEGERKRRAAAEAALADMLKWFRTGGVVAILDATNSTKERRKWVSDTCEAHGIEVLFVESKCDDEDIIMANIRDVKATSPDYRGQDPEAAAQDFRNRIRNYEKIYKTIDEDGDEDAYTYLKIMDVGKQVIINRIQDYLQSRIVYYLMNLHIRPRSVWLSRHGESMYNLEGRIGGDTLLSPRGELYARKLPELVRDSVGDDRPLTVWTSTLKRTIATSRFLPPHYNQLQWKALDELDSGVCDGLTYQEIKDRYPDDFAARDEDKYNYRYRGGESYRDVVIRLEPIIMELERSEDILIVTHQAVLRCIYAYFMKKDQAKSPWMNVPLHTLIKLTPRAYGTEEVRYEANIPAVSTWRGKGSTAKHENPAPETL, from the exons atgAGAGGCGTTGCGGCAGGGCCACCGACACCGGCGACGgggtcgccgtcggggcgaGCGCGGGCGAACACGTGGAACTTTAGCAAG GTCGAGGACACCAAGATATGCGTCGTCATGGTTGGCTTGCCCGCGCGCGGGAAAAGTTACATTGCCCAAATAG CCCAGCGATACTTGCAATGGCTCTCCATCCCGGCACAGACGTTCAACGTCGGCAATTATCGGCGTAACGATGCGCCACAGCCCACAGCTGACTTCTTCGACACCAACAACGTCGAAGGTGAGCGGAaacgccgcgcagccgccgaggccgccctcgcggacATGCTCAAGTGGTTTcgcaccggcggcgtcgtagcCATTCTCGATGCCACCAATTCCACAAAGGAGCGCCGCAAATGGGTCAGCGACACGTGCGAGGCGCACGGCATCGAGGTGCTCTTCGTCGAAAGCAagtgcgacgacgaggacatcatcatggccaacatCCGCGACGTCAAGGCGACGAGCCCAGATTACCGCGGTCAGGATCccgaagctgctgctcaggACTTTCGTAATCGCATTCGCAACTACGAAAAAATCTACAAGAccatcgacgaggatggcgacgaggacgcaTACACGTACCTCAAAATTATGGATGTCGGTAAGCAGGTCATCATTAACCGCATCCAAGACTACCTGCAGAGCCGCATCGTCTACTATCTCATGAACCTCCACATCCGCCCGCGCTCAGTCTGGCTGTCAAGG CACGGCGAGTCTATGTACAACCTAGAGGGCAGGATTGGAGGCGACACGCTTCTGTCTCCGCGAGGCGAGCTGTACGCGCGGAAACTGCCGGAACTCGTCCGAGACTCTGTAGGG GACGACCGTCCCCTGACTGTCTGGACGTCGACATTGAAGCGCACCATTGCGACGTCTCGCTTCCTCCCGCCGCACTACAACCAATTGCAATGGAAGGCCCTCGATGAGCTTGACTCGGGCGTCTGCGATGGGCTGACGTATCAAGAGATCAAGGACCGCTACCCGGACGACTttgccgcccgtgacgaggaCAAGTACAACTATCGGTAccgtggcggcgagtcgTACCGTGACGTTGTGATACGTCTGGagcccatcatcatggagctggagcgcagCGAGGAcatcctcatcgtcaccCACCAGGCCGTCCTGCGATGCATCTACGCGTACTTCATGAAGAAGGACCAAGCTAAGAGTCCCTGGATGAACGTGCCGCTGCACACGCTCATCAAGCTCACGCCGAGAGCCTACGGCACCGAGGAAGTGCGGTACGAGGCCAACATCCCTGCGGTGAGCACGTGGCGGGGCAAGGGGAGCACCGCTAAGCACGAGAACCCCGCCCCGGAGACGCTGTAG